The following proteins are encoded in a genomic region of Phycisphaerae bacterium:
- a CDS encoding Glu/Leu/Phe/Val dehydrogenase, with protein sequence MSEMNPFKIAQQQLDEAAKKLGLDPATHELLRWPQREFRYTLPVKMDNGRTKVFHAYRVQYNGARGPTKGGLRWHPDETIDTVRALAAWMTWKCAVVNIPLGGGKGGVTCNPKEMSESEKERLARAYMRVVARELGVHRDVPAPDVYTTPQIMAWMMDEYETIVGQSHPGVITGKPIPLGGSEGRGDATARGGVYVVREAAKKIKLDPSKSTYAIQGFGNAGQFAATLHSEILGGGKLVAVSDSRGGVMSKAGIDPMAIVKYKNETGKIEGFPGTTPVSNADLLELDVDILYPAALEGVITEANAGKIKAKLICELANGPTTPGADEILHKAGQLVLPDFMANAGGVTVSYFEQVQNTYNYYWSLEDVHQQLDRRMTDAFNAVYETRERAKVHMRLAAYMVAVTRVAEACKLRGWV encoded by the coding sequence ATGTCCGAGATGAATCCATTCAAGATCGCTCAGCAACAACTCGACGAGGCCGCAAAGAAGCTCGGTCTCGATCCCGCCACGCACGAGCTTCTACGGTGGCCGCAGCGCGAGTTTCGATACACGCTTCCAGTCAAGATGGACAACGGCCGCACAAAGGTTTTCCACGCCTATCGCGTTCAGTACAACGGCGCCCGCGGCCCGACCAAGGGCGGCCTGCGCTGGCACCCCGATGAAACAATTGACACGGTACGTGCACTGGCCGCATGGATGACCTGGAAGTGCGCGGTGGTGAATATTCCGTTGGGCGGCGGCAAGGGCGGCGTGACCTGCAATCCGAAGGAAATGAGCGAAAGCGAAAAGGAACGACTCGCCCGGGCCTACATGCGGGTGGTCGCTCGGGAGTTGGGCGTTCATCGAGATGTGCCCGCACCCGATGTCTACACCACGCCGCAGATCATGGCATGGATGATGGACGAGTACGAAACCATCGTCGGCCAAAGTCATCCCGGCGTCATCACGGGCAAACCAATTCCGCTGGGCGGCAGTGAAGGCCGCGGCGACGCCACCGCACGAGGCGGCGTCTATGTGGTTCGAGAGGCGGCGAAGAAGATCAAGCTCGACCCGTCAAAATCAACCTACGCCATCCAGGGCTTCGGAAACGCTGGTCAATTCGCCGCGACGCTTCACTCCGAAATTCTCGGAGGCGGCAAGCTCGTCGCCGTGAGCGACTCGCGCGGCGGTGTCATGAGCAAGGCCGGCATCGATCCGATGGCGATCGTGAAATACAAGAATGAAACCGGCAAGATCGAAGGCTTTCCCGGTACGACGCCGGTCAGCAATGCCGACCTGCTTGAACTTGACGTCGACATCCTTTACCCGGCTGCGCTCGAGGGCGTCATCACCGAAGCCAATGCAGGCAAGATCAAGGCCAAGCTGATCTGCGAACTCGCCAACGGGCCGACCACTCCCGGCGCGGATGAAATCCTGCACAAAGCCGGTCAGCTTGTCCTGCCCGATTTCATGGCAAATGCCGGCGGCGTCACCGTCAGCTACTTTGAGCAGGTCCAGAACACCTACAACTACTACTGGTCGCTCGAAGATGTGCACCAGCAGCTAGATCGGCGCATGACGGATGCATTCAATGCAGTCTACGAAACGCGCGAACGGGCGAAGGTTCATATGCGACTGGCCGCCTACATGGTGGCGGTGACGCGCGTGGCCGAGGCTTGCAAATTGCGCGGCTGGGTATGA